cttggacaagatcttgatgaacaaaatacttcatctacttcctctctctagaacactcttacttctctctaaaaaacctcagataattgccccaaaataatcTCCAAagcatatttatcaaaatagggtcgggttatgaaaataaaaaaattaaccctccgaaagcaggtctgcgatcgcataatggaccgcagaatggctatgcgggtcgcaaaatgcaccgcaaaatcggtgccaaaaactgggctgtactggtccattctgcgaccagttttgcggtcgcagaatcagtttcgcgatcgcatatttattctgcgatcgcaggattggcaaaatctcattttttcagcctttgataatttggttataacttcttataggagtatccaaatgacaaacggtttgaagcgttagaaactagactcaaagatcttgaatttgataggtagatgATTGCCTAAGtagttatagtttggtagcagcatGTGTTTGAAATAAGATCTTATACGAACTCACTtaaaactttatcccatcataaacttttcaacttgacttagccttggggctcttcttagaccataaacccttcttaatgcacctcatacatatattatcatgatcaattgatatgattcttataatagcccttgtgtgcacacaaaataatataattagtgcacATTAATTTTCTTTATAGCGCTTAAGTATtttgaaattttctggggtgttacaataTCCCTGGTAGCAATGATGACGAACAActccatccatccacggtcaTTATCATCATCCACGCTGGTGAGAAGGGCATGGTGGCCATGTTTACTGAACTTTATTACTCCACCAtgaaagattttgggggaatagagattcatcatgcaTGCCAGGGTTAGGGTTTCCCCAGTCTCCGTGCACAGCTAGCGAAGACATGTCACAGTTCGCCATATAGAACGGCCCACTTGTGCCAAATAGACGTGGTACCAATGGTAGAACTCCAAGATCACATGATCAAGACCCCTGCTCAAAGAAAACGGACCCAAGGTGAAGGGATACGTATAGACATACGTAAAGCCTTCCTTGGTGAAGGGAACTCACTCTATCAAGTCAGGAGCGATGATGTTAAGGTCTCGACAGTTgcaatcttccttcacagcaggagtACCGGAAGAGCGAATAAAAAAAGGATATCTGCTAACGGCCTAAGTCCGTGGAGACACAGAGGGGAACTTCTCTTGGAAGTCATTAACGATGCTCAGATGCTTGGGTATGATGATGCTCACCGTGGGAGGATCAACATTAACATCAAGCTCTTTATCTTTGCTTCTCTTCTGGCCTCCACCGAAGAGAAGACCAGAATTTCCAAAGGATTCAGTAAAAAAAACCATGATAGTAAAAGGGATGGTGAAGTTTTTTGAAGAAGAACCGGAAAGCGATGAAAGCAAAAGGAGGTTAAGTGCAAAGAAATGATGAACTTGTGAAAGTTTTGGAAGTGAAAGAGGTAAAATGATGagtataagtaaagatatagGCGGCAAAAATCATGTTCATAATTACCTCTAGAACCGGCGAAAATATTGTTGAATCGTGGGGCGAAATATGTTCGGGATATTAAATGTAAGAAGACGTGCGTCCTTTTCAAACGTCAGAGTCTGTTTAGAAGGATTTCAGAAAATTTCCTAccaagaaaggaatcttcaccaacttcccaatgacacaaagatgtgccaccggaaagcagggagACTATATGTATAGAGTAATAttggtttatattaaatgatcaaATGGTAGCATGACATGTGGGACCGAAGACAGGTCGAAAGAAAATCAAATAATAACCTGTATCGAGAACAACAGTTGCAGTTGCATAGGATAAACCCCGAAGGGAGCATGATCAACGTGAGCAGATTGAATGTTTGCCATCGGAACATTCATCGgataacattcaatgaagaatatttccTGGTATTAAATGGGTAGCTGTTGCAGAGAATATTTGTATTCATagcctgccgttacatattcatcaatggccctctttgttgtcatttaagaggggcttgatcctaggatcttgtatCCATAGGTCTATCTATAAATAGTAGGCTTAACAGCCATTGTAACATACACAATTTTTGGCGAAACTCATGTTATATTCCATTTCTCAAGCTCAAAAATATAACTTTATTTGCTCTTTTGCATTGTTCTTATTTCTGTCCCGGAGGTATCGCTCACGGAGCCAACTTTGTCACTTCCTTTGATTTTAACCTctaagtcttatttttaatcttgtttatttatcatttttggatcaaatcagtttgTTTGTCTATAAACTACGCAATAAATTTAATTGTATCGTTTTACGAGTAAACAATAATAATTTAGGTTTTGGCTGCTCGTTCAATGTTTATGTTCCTTATATTTGTTGTTCCTTACCAACAATTACTGCTTGTTAATGGATGTAATTGTTCAGACAAAATTAAAGGTATTTTTCATCTTTCGTTTCCTCGAATGTTTTGTACAACTTTTAAAAATAACCTTTTCAGTTTAGACGACATTTAAAATTGACTTTTCAGATTTTCAATAGAGCACTTAATAAAAGAAAAGTgtaaaaaatttaagaaaaaagataaaaagaatcCTAGTCTCTAGAggtgccatatatatatatatatatatatatatatatatatatatatatatatatatatatatatatatatatatatattttttttttctttttttaaattgtattttataaaagaaaaaTTTACACTATATAACTGCTCCTAAAAAAATATcagtataatatatattttatgcaTAATCTGTGTAtatgtttatatattttttgacGATGTGTATTCATTCAACAATAGCCGGATTTACAAGtgctaattgaaaaatagtcacagtttcaagagtaatcgaaatttagctacttttcatgtaaagataaatatgaatgaaaatatttttcaaaattcggaaaatattccagcataatatactggagttcgaattttttgcATGTAAActttcagcataatatattgaagttccagcataatatactgaattttcaacataatatgctagaagttcatacacaaatactcctattttcaatatattatgctgaaattttCAATATTAGcagcaaaataatggctattATTCAATCACTTTACAAACGCCCACTATATTTCAACTAGTAAAACCTTGCCAGCGAGTGCTATTTTCACAAATACAACCCGATGCCACATAGGTGGAATCCAATTCAAAATCTGCAAAATTTTTACAAGGGTTTAGTTAAGGGTTTTGTGGGAGTGATTACTCAATGGAGGGCAGGAAGTTGGTAGCAAAGCAATTCCTCAAGGACAAAAAATTCTGGGTCGCCTCTTTCCTCGTTGTCTGGGCTGCTGCTCTGCAGGTAATATAATTTTGAAGTAAAATGCTTGGATACTGATTTCCACACATCGTGCACGAACTAATGGCGAAAATTGTGCAATTTTCGTGCAGGGGCACATGATGTGGTTGCAGAGGCAAGATTCTTTCAAGCACAAATTTGGAAACTTAAACGACGAAGGCACCAATCAACAGGATAATCACTCGTCAAATTAACTACTTGTGAGATTGACTTGgatattttcttctctttcttttgatGGGATTATGAACTTGACGAAATTTTGTTTGACAAGAGTAAAATAGCGAagccttttttatttattaataatatGGTAGTGTCCAGGAGCGGGTACGTTGACTAGCTCAAGTGTATATTAAGAATTAGAAAGATGGGAAGAAATAACCTAgttatttttttctctaatttgAACCTGAGACTTCATGGTTCTCCGCCCATTTCATTATCCATTAGGCTACAACCTTGGGCGCATATCAGAGCCCTTTTCTGATGGCATATTGGATAAATTTCCTGTCTTCATATGTTAGGGTCATGACTTTTGCTGCATTCTTATgagtgaaattttgagttttcctTTTGAAGTATCAATATGATTGACATATATAATTTACCTATTGATGGTCTAATAAAGAGATGCCTTTCAGGAACCTCCAATATGCCATAACGTTTTTGATGAATTGGTGGACTATTTGTATCCTTTAAGGGCAGGGAATGCCTAATAAGAACTTATAGATACAGTTGATGATGCTCTCAATAGCCCATCTAAACTCTACATGGCTCTAATTTCTTCTTTGTACTCTTGCTTGGTTCTTTCTAGTAGTGTTGTCAAATGCAAAAAGCTACAAGGCCTGTTAGAACCTAATTCAGAAAGCTAGTGAAGAAACACGACAGTTATTTGAAATTATGTGGGGAATGCTCGTGTTTTTAGTGCCAAGTAAGTAAGAACTTTTttttaaacacacacacacacatgcatATCAAATATCAAAGATAGGTCATGTATTTTTCTGATCAGTCAAAGAAAATTCATCCATAAGAGACGTTAAGCAATGTTTCATCAATATGGTGAGCAAAATTATGCAATGTATCAATCTGGTAACCATCAGATTTTTATCAGTAACATAAGCATATTCATCTATAGCATCATCTTCTTTCTCATTATGATGACTCTCATTAGTATCCACCTCCTCTTCTATCTTAATATGCTGAGATTAAAACTTGAAGCTTAGGTTGAGATAGCTCTTGTATGTTAAGCTTCGCTATCTATTGCCCTTGGCACATCActgaagttatatatatatatatatacactttttttgagaaaataaactctatatatttcataaattactGCTAGTAGAGTTATAGAACTGTTTAGGAATTGAATGGGAACATTTGCACTTAATTTGAAATTTTGTTGCTTTGTTATTGTTGCCATCATAAGACCAAATTTTTGTTCATCTTTTGGTAATAGTGGTATCATAATTGGAATCTTCTCTCGTATTTCAATGCTTGGAACTGGTTTTTCTCTACAACTATCCATTACACTTCTGGAGTTATCAATGATAGATCCAGATAGAAGTATTCAGGATTTTAGCAAATAGCAATCTCTGTTATGAATGATGCAATTAGCATTCCCATTTTATTCTCTTGGGCTAGTCTTGTCAAATGATATTTGGTCTCTTAAATTGAACATGCTGGACTTTTTTGTCAATGGATATCCCATAAAAGCCATAACATTGTGGTGCTAGTATATATAGAATTCGATAGTTGGTAGATTTCATAGAAACATTTACACCATGTGCAAGTGTATGCTATTGCTGAGTTATATGTTCGATAGTTGTTGAATGTGTTAAATTACTGCCAAGAAGATTACTAAAGGTGAAAAATTCACAATGTAACTTGATGGTTTGTACTGTGTTAGGTAGTCATGTTTCCACCATAGGACTGGCAGGTTATTACCAAGTCATCTATTGGATAGTTTCGGAATTTGTTAGCCAGTAATTATCAACGGTGATAAAGGAATAACTGCAGATTTTGGAGTGTATCTGCTGTACCATGACCGCAGTTGTTTATGCAAAATAAGAATAATGACATCAAAATTGTATCAAAAGATTATTTTGATGTGTATAAAAGTTTTTTTAATTTGTTAGAAGGATATGTTTCAATAAATACTCATCTACATTGGACAACCATCATTTTTATCCGTCTATTTCATTCATTCAATGAGATTTGCTTTGAGCAAGAGTTGTATATTATCTACATCAGTTGTGGTGAATTGACGTCATTGGTAATAAATACGGGAGTCCGGTCTTCACCCTGGAACCAGTTATGGAGGATGGTGATTTCTCTGTGTGTTTTATGTGGTTGAGTAAGTTGAATGAGTGCTTATTTCCTACCGGAATCAAAGGTGAAATGATTTTGATTGGAGAACTGAGAATGATTCTTGGTGGTTATCTGACTTTGTCACCTAGTATTAAAGCTGACAAGCTTATGTAGATTTTCCTTAGATAAATGCTAAAGAATAAAGTTATACATAACATGCAGAAATGACGAGGGCAGCTTCTGTGGTAGGTCTACTTCCTAAGCTCGGTGTGAATCATTCAATTGCAGTTAAAAGTGTGAAATGCTTTCACCTTATGTATTTCTTGGAATTTTGAGGATGTCTTGCTCAGGCTAGTTAAGCATTAACTGAGAACTTGAGCTGTTACAAAAACTTGAAATGACTAATGAGAATATGGGTTGGTAAGTTTTCTGTCAGTTTACTCCAATAGAATATGTAATTTGTTCATGTGGGTCGGGTGTTTTCTACTTCAAGATCTACCTGTAAATGGCGGACACATTAGGAACATTAGTTACGCACAAACACCCTAGATGTGAACGTAGAGGTGGAGCCATGATTTGATGATTGCTGGTGCCATAGTCTTTAATGCAAACCTTTAATCTTCATATAACTAGATTAATATTATGTCAATTGATACCATcttagaaaattttgaaaatcaaGGAATAAGATTGTTTACCCTCAAactcggataacaattaaatttataagcgattttaaggatacgcggattaacttgacacaaaatgataaattaagttgctattgagtaaataaagataaataaattcaaaccacatgaGTTGGATAATTTCAGCCTTGATGGAACAATTTCCCTCGAGCTGGGCTCACCACGACCGGTGTCGATAAACAGAAGAATAAGagcttaaagaaagagaaaataataatgtattgcttttgagtgcatgttacaatgtgtaaaaataaattattagaccccctttatataataggggagccctattttaggtacaactctataaaaagGTAAAAAATTTTCTGATTCACTGATTGTCGGCTCCTTATCGATACGCGCCGAGATCCCCGCCGTAATATTCGGCCGGTCCCGAATATTTTGgccttctgttggctatgctggattgtctgacaatgttcttcgaagtcgcTCGAGGCTACGACAGATTCcgggatcatggcctcgatattctcgaaggcaggcgtcaTGCCCCCGGGTTCTAGTCCGGTGGGATTTTGGGCTCGGTTTCGGTCCCTTATTGCCATGTCTCGAGCTTTGGCTTATCTTGTCGGAGGCTAGGATGCATCATGAggtcggtttcacccgtatacagatagtcccctcgtttttcggagagtaaacgacgagaaacgacatgagcttccgattcttGCTTCGAAGCATCGTaacagaaacgacaaaacaactgaaacgtctcgtcagtcaagtcttaatggcattaaattcATGTCAGCCGGCGGTCGGCTGTCCCTGGATGCGAAACATCGCTAaaatactataaataccccctttgttcattttaactttacatccaAACCTTCTACCTTCGTACCTTTAAGATTTCAATATTTTCTAGCACTTTTACTCAGGTTTTTCGAGATTCTTTGCAAGAATTTTTACCCGTCTTCATCTTAAGCCATCAAGTCCAATCTttcaacttcctttctttctccACCTTTCTTAGATTTTCCTCCATTGTAtaaagaaatggcaaagacttcaaaaatCGTTCCCCAGAAAGAAACCCCTTCTACTTCGCGGCCGGCTACTGAGGCCGAGGAGACTGTTTCGCGCGCTGCCATTGACGAACCAGTAGCTGAAcccctttgaaaatgttcatccccgggggACGCTCGGTCAACatcgatttcaaggttgaaaaaccttcctccgtacaaggccagtgtgaggaggtctcgagatacatcTGCTCGATCACTGAAGAAGTCCTCCATATggtccgaaaagactgcaactgggtcgGTAATGACATAGTAATCCCCCACCCCGATGAGACCATCACTACCTATGTCGAGGGATACtcaagtgtttacacttatccctttacactgGGCCCGGTGGACCCGATCATCATTAATTTCTGTAAGAGATACGAGGTATGCCTCAGTCAGATCCATCCTTCACTGTGGAGGATTGTGATCCTCCTTCggttctttgtgaacaaaatcgatggATGCTCattcaccatcgaccatcttCTTCGTTTATACAGTCCTCGAATTTTTCGGGggggggggactgataaagctcgtgCATCGGGCCAGTAAAGCCCCGTTATCAAGTATTGATGAGGACCGGGATCGGGGCTGGCAAGGCTATTTTGTTCGAGTGTGGACTTCGGACTTAATCCCAGCTGAGTGCATGCCATTTTCCGAGAAGTGGAATACCTCACGTAAGTATGATTTACTTTTGAATGTCGATTCTACACTTACTTCTCTTTTTCTTACCGATGCTTTGTGGTGGTACAGCCGTTGCTCGGGTCCCGAACGctgtccctcgactcaaggagtgggtcgagggtatcGTATCACAGATGACATATTCCGAGCGCTCGTGGAGCAAGCTCTCAAAGGaccgttgggaggcccgttcccatggtgaaaCTTCTTTCCCGAGTAGGTAGTATTAGTATTCCTCTTTTAATATTAAGCCCTTACTCCCTTTACTTCTTTTTGCAGGCTTATCTACGGACGTCGAGATGAAGCCTCCAGTCGGTGGCGAGGACTTATCTGCTAAGTTCCCTGCTCCGAGACAGGCCggatagaagaaaagaaaaagggctccgagttccccgagctcggagaaaaagaaaacaagaagaaggcTGCTGCGCAAATCAAAAGAACGCACCAGTGCCCGAGCACCGTCTTCGGATTTGCTCTATCGTCTGAGAGACcaatccaaagaagaagaagaagaaccctATGTTCTGGTGGCCCGCGTGCCGTCGCAGCTTGAAGGGCAGGGGGCCTCCGAACCAGAGAACCGCGAGACCAATTTGCCTCAAACTAAAGAGGTCGATGAGGAGGCTAGGGCCGAGGCTTCCCGGGATGCGGGCAATGCCTCTAAGGAGGCACTCGATGTGATAGACATCCCCGAGTCGCCCTCGTTTACTGAGTCTATGTACATCGAGGCCCAAACGGTGAAAGAATG
This sequence is a window from Nicotiana tomentosiformis chromosome 5, ASM39032v3, whole genome shotgun sequence. Protein-coding genes within it:
- the LOC104108799 gene encoding uncharacterized protein, producing the protein MEGRKLVAKQFLKDKKFWVASFLVVWAAALQGHMMWLQRQDSFKHKFGNLNDEGTNQQDNHSSN